Proteins from a single region of Gemmatirosa kalamazoonensis:
- a CDS encoding ExbD/TolR family protein codes for MQAEPNVTPMIDVLMVLLIIFMFMVPMSQRATYVQLPVEQPGGPGTPIVLEVGPGGRLALNQQALTFGDLGARLRAVYAGRPDKTITVRGDGAARYQDVVTAIDIARGAGVTVVGLDPRKSLGQHH; via the coding sequence ATGCAGGCGGAGCCGAACGTGACGCCGATGATCGATGTGCTGATGGTGTTGCTGATCATCTTCATGTTCATGGTCCCCATGAGCCAGCGGGCGACGTACGTGCAGCTGCCGGTGGAGCAGCCCGGCGGGCCGGGGACGCCCATTGTCCTGGAGGTCGGGCCTGGCGGCCGGCTGGCTCTGAACCAGCAAGCGTTGACGTTCGGGGATCTCGGCGCTCGGCTGCGGGCGGTGTACGCTGGGCGTCCGGACAAGACGATCACGGTCCGCGGGGACGGCGCGGCGAGGTATCAGGACGTCGTGACCGCGATCGACATCGCGCGGGGCGCCGGCGTCACCGTCGTCGGCCTGGACCCGCGCAAGTCGTTGGGCCAACATCACTGA
- a CDS encoding AAA family ATPase, giving the protein MSTPSSGARLIIICGLPGSGKTTRARQLEAALGAVRLAPDEWMEALALDLYDEQARARVEALQWDLARTLLARGLTVVIEWGTWGRAERDALRLGARALGATVELHYLTAPPHVLLERVRRRGREDPPMELADILRWSDAFQVPTEEERGLFDPPVDAGLAAEQNEAQGRPEADGCPRGAA; this is encoded by the coding sequence ATGAGCACGCCCAGTAGCGGTGCGCGACTGATCATCATCTGTGGGCTGCCCGGATCGGGCAAGACGACGCGCGCCCGGCAGCTGGAGGCGGCCCTCGGGGCCGTGCGGCTAGCCCCCGACGAGTGGATGGAGGCCCTCGCGCTGGACCTCTACGACGAGCAGGCGCGCGCCAGGGTCGAGGCGCTGCAGTGGGATCTCGCTCGCACCCTGCTCGCGCGGGGGCTCACGGTGGTCATCGAGTGGGGCACGTGGGGGCGCGCGGAGCGGGACGCGCTCCGGCTCGGCGCCCGGGCGCTCGGCGCCACCGTGGAGTTGCACTACCTCACCGCGCCGCCGCACGTGCTCCTGGAGCGGGTGCGGCGCCGGGGACGGGAGGACCCGCCCATGGAGCTAGCGGACATCCTGCGGTGGAGCGACGCGTTCCAAGTACCGACCGAGGAGGAGCGGGGGCTGTTCGACCCGCCGGTGGACGCGGGCCTCGCGGCCGAACAGAATGAGGCGCAGGGGAGGCCGGAAGCCGACGGGTGCCCGCGCGGCGCCGCCTAA
- a CDS encoding type II toxin-antitoxin system HicA family toxin, producing the protein MKRVDLIRHLESQGCRLLREGGSHSVYVNPAARKTSTVPRHREVDDFLARKICRDLDVPPP; encoded by the coding sequence GTGAAGCGCGTCGACCTGATCCGGCACTTGGAGTCACAGGGCTGCCGCCTCCTGCGCGAGGGCGGCAGCCATTCCGTCTACGTGAACCCGGCGGCGCGCAAGACGTCGACGGTACCGCGGCACCGCGAGGTCGACGACTTCCTCGCGCGGAAGATCTGCCGCGACCTCGACGTGCCGCCGCCGTAG
- a CDS encoding type II toxin-antitoxin system HicB family antitoxin, which translates to MQLELTAVFRPGPQGYVAYVEELPGANTQGATLEEARENLREAVALVIEANRALAEEELAGAEVIREPLRLSA; encoded by the coding sequence ATGCAGCTGGAACTGACCGCTGTCTTCCGCCCCGGCCCCCAGGGGTACGTGGCCTACGTCGAGGAACTCCCCGGCGCGAACACGCAGGGGGCGACCCTCGAGGAGGCGCGCGAGAACCTACGCGAGGCCGTGGCGCTGGTGATCGAGGCGAACCGCGCGCTGGCCGAGGAGGAGCTGGCCGGCGCGGAGGTCATCCGGGAGCCGCTCCGCCTCTCGGCGTGA
- a CDS encoding SgcJ/EcaC family oxidoreductase, with translation MSAIDSPEEVPAAFQSAWNAHDMSAFARLFQADATFVNRFAHYVLGVDAIVALRRPLHETIYRDSALENELIEATAISADAAIVHFWSRLRTGVAHPAGAHDIDTLILTVITRRDGQWRIQALENVTLANPRTGEAMLRENCPAAAAGPAS, from the coding sequence ATGAGCGCGATCGACTCACCTGAGGAGGTCCCAGCGGCCTTTCAGTCCGCCTGGAACGCGCACGACATGTCGGCCTTCGCTCGCCTCTTCCAGGCGGACGCGACGTTCGTCAACCGGTTCGCCCACTACGTGCTAGGCGTCGACGCGATCGTGGCCCTCCGCCGGCCCCTCCACGAGACCATCTACCGCGACTCCGCGCTCGAGAACGAGCTGATCGAGGCGACCGCGATCAGCGCCGACGCCGCGATCGTCCATTTCTGGAGCCGGCTCCGTACGGGTGTGGCGCATCCGGCGGGCGCGCACGACATCGATACGCTGATCCTCACGGTGATCACGCGCCGGGATGGCCAGTGGCGTATCCAGGCGCTCGAGAATGTCACGCTGGCGAATCCCCGGACGGGCGAGGCCATGTTGCGCGAGAACTGCCCGGCGGCGGCCGCCGGGCCGGCGAGTTGA
- a CDS encoding DUF1963 domain-containing protein, which produces MAFEFREYRMQFERVPPGTRAVDRRALGRRSKLGGKPTWEHGGQTPACARCSEPMSFLAQIDSIEHEDPKNPHAIDALSDDQQYMFGDVGMVYVFLCLTCGEGATVIQSG; this is translated from the coding sequence ATGGCATTCGAATTCCGCGAGTATCGCATGCAGTTCGAGCGCGTCCCACCGGGGACGCGTGCGGTCGACCGCCGCGCCCTGGGCCGGCGCAGTAAGCTCGGCGGCAAGCCGACGTGGGAGCACGGGGGCCAAACGCCAGCCTGCGCCCGGTGCAGCGAGCCGATGTCGTTCCTTGCGCAGATCGACTCGATCGAGCATGAGGACCCGAAGAACCCGCACGCGATCGACGCCCTCTCGGACGACCAGCAATACATGTTCGGCGACGTCGGCATGGTCTACGTCTTCCTCTGCCTGACGTGCGGCGAGGGCGCGACGGTCATACAATCGGGGTGA
- a CDS encoding VOC family protein, with the protein MAVPGVRVRGAAAHRRPPGTAPRRRRRRRGRGHGPIARSTGRRGSGQHGVLVRVEDADAHCARAAAAGAEILQPPTTFPFGERQYHARDLGGHRWTFSATVADVDPATWGGELLTPGT; encoded by the coding sequence GTGGCTGTGCCGGGCGTTCGGGTTCGTGGAGCGGCTGCGCATCGGCGACCACCGGGTACAGCTCCTCGCCGGCGCCGGCGTCGGCGCGGTCGTGGTCACGGACCAATCGCGCGAAGCACCGGGCGCCGCGGGTCGGGCCAGCACGGGGTGCTCGTCCGCGTGGAGGACGCCGACGCGCACTGCGCCCGGGCGGCGGCGGCCGGCGCGGAGATCCTGCAGCCCCCAACGACGTTCCCGTTCGGCGAGCGCCAGTACCACGCGCGGGACCTCGGGGGGCACCGCTGGACGTTCTCCGCGACGGTCGCCGACGTCGACCCCGCCACGTGGGGCGGGGAACTCCTCACGCCGGGCACGTAG
- a CDS encoding type II toxin-antitoxin system death-on-curing family toxin, with protein sequence MRYLSLAEVIELHRLVVEQAGGAAGLRDLGALESAVAQPRATFDGADLYATLAAKAAALGYSLALNHAFVDGNKRVAHAALETFLMLNGYELAASVDEAEATMLALAAGELSREGLAEWVAQHVTPLPA encoded by the coding sequence GTGCGGTACCTGAGCCTCGCCGAGGTGATCGAGCTCCACCGGCTGGTGGTCGAGCAGGCGGGCGGCGCGGCGGGGCTGCGGGATTTGGGCGCGCTGGAGTCGGCGGTGGCGCAGCCGCGCGCGACGTTCGACGGCGCGGATCTCTACGCGACGCTGGCGGCGAAGGCGGCGGCGCTCGGCTACTCGCTCGCGCTGAACCACGCGTTCGTCGACGGGAACAAGCGCGTGGCGCACGCGGCGTTGGAGACGTTCCTGATGTTGAACGGGTACGAGTTGGCGGCGAGCGTCGACGAGGCGGAGGCGACGATGCTCGCCCTGGCGGCCGGCGAGCTGTCGCGCGAGGGGCTGGCCGAATGGGTGGCGCAGCATGTCACGCCGCTGCCGGCCTGA
- a CDS encoding DNA-binding protein, with protein sequence MAARLNVSAEDLAAAALRDLLAQREADFQAAAGRVLEKNRELYRRLA encoded by the coding sequence GTGGCCGCGCGGCTAAACGTGAGCGCCGAGGACCTGGCCGCCGCGGCGCTGCGCGACCTGCTCGCGCAGCGGGAGGCGGATTTCCAGGCGGCGGCGGGGCGGGTGCTCGAGAAGAACCGGGAGCTGTACCGGCGCCTCGCCTGA